The Pseudomonadota bacterium genomic sequence GGGTGGAGGCGCGCCTGAAAAGTCTGAAAGACGAGCTGGTGCCCGAAAATCGGGAGTTTCAGCTTGGTCCGCTGCTGGAAGACTGTCGCCGGCAGATGGCAAAGAAACTTCCGGCGCTTAAGATTGTCCTTGACTGCCGGGATGATCTGCGGTTGAAAAGCGATCCTGAACTGCTGGCCTCCGTCTTCGAAAATTTGCTGCTCAACGCCTTTGAATCCGGTGGCGAGGGGATTTGTGTCCGTCTTGGAGTCCGGC encodes the following:
- a CDS encoding ATP-binding protein, whose protein sequence is VEARLKSLKDELVPENREFQLGPLLEDCRRQMAKKLPALKIVLDCRDDLRLKSDPELLASVFENLLLNAFESGGEGICVRLGVRQDEQSRQAVIEVADNGPGIPPDLLPEGLFEPFKTSKDGGSGIGLWQAKRIMASLGGGITAENMEDGGAKFVVRLPLD